The genomic window GGAGAAGAGGCAATCTGGCCAGCTTTACAGCCATCCCAGGGCACCATCTCCAGAACGTCTAAGGGACAAGCCCGAACGCATTGTGTACAACCGATGCAGGTGTCATAGATTTTTACAGCATGAGACATGGATAATAAGCTCCCAACGTGTTCTCAACAAATTTTTGGATCTGGTAATAGCCGCTTTAACCGCTAGAGTAAGCGTTAAAGCTGTCGAAATCTTGGCTTAGTTTATCGTAGTCCTACCTACTCCTCTCAGAAAAGGAGCGAGAACTTAAAAGATCGTAATATATTGCCCGGTCCTTTTACTAGAGGGGTGCGGTGGC from Laspinema palackyanum D2c includes these protein-coding regions:
- the psaC gene encoding photosystem I iron-sulfur center protein PsaC, translating into MSHAVKIYDTCIGCTQCVRACPLDVLEMVPWDGCKAGQIASSPRTEDCVGCKRCETACPTDFLSIRVYLGAETTRSMGLAY